Proteins encoded together in one Raphanus sativus cultivar WK10039 unplaced genomic scaffold, ASM80110v3 Scaffold3895, whole genome shotgun sequence window:
- the LOC108838122 gene encoding transcription factor PAR2 produces the protein MEKTLATSNTKRSSPSPSTAVNARPAGFKRRTRQRLSDSRESVRESSVEDDDEEGVEEKIEALQTIVPGGTALGVDALFEETASYILALQCQINAIKVLTSFLESCEKDDDMKFGG, from the coding sequence ATGGAGAAAACCCTAGCTACTTCCAATACCAAACGCTCTTCTCCGTCGCCTTCCACCGCCGTGAACGCACGTCCCGCTGGTTTCAAGCGCAGAACCAGACAAAGATTGTCAGATTCAAGGGAGAGTGTAAGAGAGAGCAGcgtagaagatgatgatgaagaaggagTGGAGGAGAAGATTGAAGCTCTTCAGACAATAGTTCCAGGAGGAACGGCGCTTGGAGTGGACGCGCTGTTTGAAGAGACGGCGAGTTACATATTGGCTCTGCAATGTCAAATCAATGCCATTAAAGTTCTTACTTCGTTTCTTGAGAGTTGTGAGAAGGATGATGATATGAAGTTTGGTGGTTGA